From the genome of Candidatus Hydrogenedentota bacterium, one region includes:
- a CDS encoding DUF3089 domain-containing protein translates to MTRWKKATLGTSLSLAAAAALLYAFRFALGDLLVESVTGAFDPRKAPPPPDYALESSWAALPEMDDASDRVPPGLVEAPNPSRDLVDVFYIHPTGFGERANWNASVEQGDRADIPVPVMLAGQASAFNGCGRVFAPKYRQASIYAFVLPLLAPRRNDAYQALDLAYGDIARAFDHFITHRNGGRPLIIASHSQGTLHALRLLWEKIDRTPLHSRLIAAYTIGLGVPEDFFERVFRDITPCGSPTQTGCLVTWDTSREGSRFHLPRVHRYPWGWERAAGKPRFCVNPLTWTADETRAPASAHLGALAARIVPAETSPDRCVMEGITPAHTWAQCHDGRLWIAEQPRGPFHDWFGVYHIHDIDLFWMNLRENARVRADAYLRAHGPPGAPAGREQPQGAPGDSPD, encoded by the coding sequence ATGACTCGCTGGAAAAAGGCAACACTGGGAACATCCCTCTCCCTTGCGGCGGCCGCGGCGCTGCTCTACGCCTTCCGTTTTGCCCTGGGCGACCTGCTTGTCGAGTCCGTCACCGGCGCCTTCGATCCCCGCAAGGCACCACCCCCGCCCGATTACGCGCTGGAATCCTCCTGGGCCGCACTGCCGGAAATGGACGACGCCTCGGACCGCGTGCCACCCGGCCTGGTGGAGGCGCCCAACCCGTCGCGCGACCTGGTGGACGTCTTTTACATCCATCCCACCGGCTTCGGGGAGCGCGCCAACTGGAACGCCTCGGTGGAGCAGGGGGACCGTGCGGACATTCCCGTCCCGGTGATGCTGGCCGGGCAGGCAAGCGCGTTCAACGGATGCGGCCGGGTCTTCGCGCCCAAATACCGCCAGGCGTCCATCTACGCCTTTGTCCTGCCGCTGCTGGCCCCGCGGCGAAACGACGCCTACCAGGCGCTTGACCTCGCCTACGGGGACATCGCGCGCGCCTTCGACCATTTCATCACGCACCGCAACGGGGGCAGGCCCCTCATCATCGCGAGCCACAGCCAGGGCACGCTGCACGCGCTGCGCCTGCTCTGGGAAAAGATTGACCGCACCCCGCTACATTCCCGCCTCATTGCGGCCTACACCATTGGCCTGGGCGTGCCCGAGGACTTTTTTGAGCGGGTGTTCCGCGACATCACGCCGTGCGGCTCGCCCACGCAGACGGGCTGTCTTGTCACCTGGGATACCTCCCGCGAGGGTTCCCGGTTTCATCTGCCCCGCGTTCACCGCTACCCGTGGGGCTGGGAGCGCGCGGCCGGCAAGCCGCGTTTCTGCGTGAATCCGCTAACCTGGACCGCGGACGAAACCCGCGCGCCCGCCTCTGCGCACCTGGGCGCCCTCGCGGCGCGGATCGTTCCCGCGGAAACAAGCCCCGACCGGTGCGTGATGGAGGGCATCACCCCGGCGCACACCTGGGCGCAGTGTCATGACGGCCGGCTCTGGATTGCGGAGCAGCCCCGCGGCCCCTTCCATGACTGGTTCGGCGTCTACCACATCCACGACATTGACCTCTTCTGGATGAACCTCCGCGAAAACGCGCGCGTCCGCGCGGACGCGTATCTGCGCGCGCACGGCCCGCCCGGGGCGCCGGCCGGGCGGGAACAGCCGCAGGGCGCGCCGGGGGACTCTCCCGACTGA
- a CDS encoding TetR/AcrR family transcriptional regulator, whose translation MDIAREMFLREGYEAVTLRKIATAIEYTPGYIYKLFRDKQELIEAILRQDTDDLRAHLLQCLKHDNPVEQAVEMARHYSEWAVTHPNHYRLMLFPPAGWSGEGRHPDQDAAVPFEQEALNILTELVRSALRMGMIKEKHSDPGLVAATLWAGIIGAVLIEISIAPKGRVGVAGKNSSFNQRFEALREVFLDGFLEERPGKKGARRRRK comes from the coding sequence ATGGACATCGCCCGGGAAATGTTCCTGCGCGAGGGCTATGAGGCGGTCACCCTGCGGAAGATCGCCACGGCCATCGAATACACCCCCGGGTACATCTACAAGCTGTTCAGGGACAAGCAGGAGCTGATCGAGGCCATCCTCAGGCAGGACACCGACGACCTCCGCGCGCACCTCCTCCAATGCCTGAAACACGACAACCCGGTGGAGCAGGCCGTCGAAATGGCGCGCCACTATTCGGAATGGGCGGTCACGCACCCCAACCACTACCGCCTGATGCTCTTCCCGCCGGCGGGGTGGAGCGGGGAGGGGAGGCACCCGGACCAGGACGCCGCGGTTCCCTTCGAGCAGGAAGCCCTCAACATCCTGACGGAGCTCGTGAGGAGCGCCCTGCGCATGGGGATGATCAAGGAGAAGCACTCCGATCCGGGGCTGGTGGCCGCGACGTTATGGGCGGGCATTATCGGCGCCGTACTGATTGAGATTTCCATAGCCCCGAAAGGGCGCGTGGGTGTCGCCGGAAAGAACAGCTCCTTCAACCAGCGCTTCGAGGCGCTCAGGGAAGTGTTCCTGGACGGCTTTCTTGAGGAGCGTCCCGGCAAAAAGGGTGCCCGGCGGCGGCGGAAATAG
- a CDS encoding DUF1559 domain-containing protein, with amino-acid sequence MHRKGFTLIELLVVIAIIGILAAILLPALARARESARRASCANNLKQWGLVFKMYANESGGGKFPPIHMGSFPRKHGYTPTYTTFAVGPRVPSIYPEYLTDPMIAFCPSDSGLGKSLEKAKYEDGSWCFDVIDDNNGCMQTIGASYGYLGWLFDRLDEKLGTTSVAALASFAETFGPLPAGVDTSTEGPTQFVNGILQAVTTPEAIAAVVSNDNGAIMAAIDRDVTGALLVGAGNAGGDTIYRLREGIERFLVTDINNPGASSRAQSGIFVMLDQFSTYIGGFNHLPGGCNVLYMDGHVEFVRYQEVNGTAPVNGACAGVLGILAPFAE; translated from the coding sequence ATGCACCGGAAAGGATTTACCCTCATTGAGCTGTTGGTTGTCATCGCGATCATCGGCATCCTGGCGGCGATTCTGCTGCCCGCGCTGGCGCGCGCCCGGGAGTCCGCCCGTCGGGCCAGCTGCGCCAACAACCTGAAACAGTGGGGCCTGGTGTTCAAGATGTACGCCAACGAGTCGGGCGGGGGGAAGTTCCCGCCGATTCACATGGGGTCGTTTCCCAGGAAACACGGCTACACCCCCACCTACACGACCTTTGCGGTGGGGCCCAGGGTTCCCTCCATCTACCCGGAGTACCTGACCGACCCGATGATCGCCTTCTGTCCCTCGGACTCGGGGCTGGGCAAGTCCTTGGAGAAGGCGAAATACGAGGACGGCTCCTGGTGCTTTGACGTCATTGACGACAACAACGGGTGCATGCAGACCATCGGCGCCAGCTACGGGTATCTGGGCTGGCTGTTCGACCGGCTCGATGAGAAGCTCGGCACCACTTCTGTGGCGGCGCTGGCGTCGTTCGCCGAAACCTTCGGCCCCCTGCCGGCGGGGGTGGACACCTCGACCGAGGGGCCGACGCAGTTTGTGAACGGGATACTGCAGGCCGTCACGACGCCCGAGGCGATAGCCGCGGTGGTGAGCAATGACAACGGGGCCATTATGGCGGCGATTGACCGCGATGTCACGGGGGCCCTGCTTGTCGGCGCGGGGAACGCGGGCGGCGACACCATCTACCGCCTGCGCGAGGGCATCGAGCGGTTCCTGGTCACGGACATCAACAACCCGGGGGCCAGTTCGCGGGCGCAAAGCGGCATCTTCGTCATGCTGGACCAGTTCTCCACCTACATCGGCGGATTCAACCATCTTCCCGGCGGCTGCAACGTGCTCTACATGGACGGCCATGTGGAGTTTGTCCGATACCAGGAAGTGAACGGCACCGCCCCGGTCAACGGCGCCTGCGCGGGGGTTCTGGGCATTCTGGCCCCCTTCGCCGAGTAG
- a CDS encoding TIGR03663 family protein, whose product MRLMEKTALVLAACCVLAVAAFFRFHALSARPLHGDEANQAVKTGILYDKGEYAYDPFEHHGPTLYYLTLPLLWLSGAESFKDSDILPYRLVPAGCGLLLVALLLAFGRMTGCWAAFWAALLTAVSHAVTYYSRYYIQETSLVLFTWAAVFFAWRFLRAPGYGRAAVLGLCAGLMHATKETSLPIGLAAAGAVAATLVWNRITGGEAPKDDAERKSLRGPLLLAAGVAAAVSVAFFTSFFTHARGPLDSVLTYPIYLTRAGGAGSSGIHDHPWHYYFVLWFWHWKMAGPKWTEAPVILLGLAGGMAALWPRRKGAVPGGHDLSAVRFIAFFTLAMTAGFSITPYKAPWNMLVFYQGWLVLAGFGAAALVRRARFLPLRAATALLLLGVAGFLGNQAWLGNFRYAADVRNPYVYAHTSTALLRIADRAHQLAAVHPDGKRMVVRVIRPGGDYWPLPWYFRDLERVGYHGNLPADCNADMVISGPEIEEPLKGCLQGDYFTEMGGLRPGVPLVIRIQRPLWNAFMETRRGPTAAPEM is encoded by the coding sequence ATGCGCCTGATGGAAAAGACCGCGCTGGTGTTGGCGGCGTGCTGCGTGCTGGCCGTCGCGGCGTTTTTCCGTTTCCACGCGCTTTCGGCGCGGCCCCTGCACGGGGACGAGGCGAACCAGGCGGTGAAGACGGGCATCCTGTACGACAAGGGGGAGTACGCCTACGACCCCTTTGAGCACCACGGCCCGACGCTGTATTACCTGACCCTGCCGCTGCTGTGGCTGTCGGGGGCGGAATCGTTCAAGGACTCGGACATTCTCCCCTACCGGCTGGTGCCCGCCGGGTGCGGGCTGCTGCTGGTCGCGCTGCTGCTGGCCTTTGGCCGGATGACGGGGTGCTGGGCGGCGTTCTGGGCGGCCCTGCTGACCGCCGTTTCGCACGCCGTGACGTATTACAGCCGGTACTACATCCAGGAGACGTCGCTGGTGCTGTTCACGTGGGCCGCCGTGTTTTTCGCGTGGCGGTTCCTGCGCGCGCCGGGGTACGGGCGCGCCGCCGTGCTGGGCCTCTGTGCCGGCCTGATGCACGCCACGAAGGAAACCAGCCTGCCCATCGGCCTCGCGGCGGCGGGGGCCGTGGCGGCGACGTTGGTCTGGAACCGGATCACGGGCGGGGAGGCGCCGAAGGATGACGCCGAAAGGAAGTCCCTGCGCGGGCCGCTGCTGCTGGCGGCGGGGGTGGCGGCGGCGGTTTCGGTGGCCTTCTTCACCTCCTTCTTCACCCACGCGCGGGGGCCGCTGGACTCGGTGCTGACCTACCCCATTTATCTCACCCGCGCGGGCGGCGCGGGCAGTTCGGGCATCCACGACCACCCGTGGCACTACTACTTCGTCCTCTGGTTCTGGCACTGGAAGATGGCGGGGCCGAAATGGACCGAGGCACCGGTGATCCTGCTGGGGCTGGCGGGGGGGATGGCGGCGCTCTGGCCGCGCCGGAAAGGCGCAGTGCCCGGAGGGCACGACCTGTCCGCCGTCCGCTTCATCGCCTTCTTCACCCTGGCGATGACCGCCGGGTTCTCGATCACCCCCTACAAGGCCCCGTGGAACATGTTGGTGTTCTACCAGGGGTGGCTGGTGCTGGCGGGCTTCGGCGCGGCGGCGCTGGTGCGCCGGGCGCGTTTCCTGCCCCTGCGCGCGGCGACGGCGCTGCTGCTTCTCGGCGTGGCCGGCTTCCTGGGGAACCAGGCCTGGCTGGGCAACTTCCGCTATGCCGCCGACGTGCGCAACCCCTACGTCTACGCGCACACCAGCACGGCGCTGCTGCGAATCGCCGACCGGGCGCACCAGCTCGCGGCGGTTCATCCCGACGGGAAGCGGATGGTGGTGCGGGTGATCCGGCCGGGGGGCGACTACTGGCCCCTGCCGTGGTACTTCCGCGACCTGGAGCGGGTCGGCTACCACGGGAACCTCCCCGCCGACTGCAACGCCGACATGGTCATCTCGGGCCCCGAGATCGAGGAGCCGCTGAAGGGATGCCTCCAGGGCGACTACTTCACCGAGATGGGCGGCCTCCGCCCCGGCGTCCCCCTGGTCATCCGCATCCAGCGCCCCCTCTGGAACGCCTTCATGGAAACCCGGCGGGGGCCGACGGCGGCACCGGAAATGTAG